The genomic stretch GGAACGGCCAAGGGCGGAATCATCGTGGCCATCGCGCTCGAATTCAAGATCCCCATCAGCTTTGTCGGCCTGGGAGAAAAAATGGAAGACCTGCGCCCCTTCTCGGGCCAGGAATTCGCCAGCGCCCTTTTCGATTGAACCCGTGCGGGCAGGGGACACCCTGCCCGCGTCACTACCCTTCGGTCGGGGGCGTCGCGGACAACGCCTTGCGCAGCTTCTCCACCCTGCGCCGATTCGCCCCCATGTCCCACCAACCGACCCGAGACGCCGACCGAACCTGAACGACGTCGCCGTCCTGCCTGCACTCCAGATCATCCACAAAGCCGAAGATGCGGGAACGAAATGTCGCGTGCAGATACCCCGTTTCCTCGCCCTCGATACTCCCGCCCAGGGAAACTATGGCCAGACGCAGACGCTCCCATCCATCTTCACCCTGTACAACGAACGGCGGCGCATCGCCTTCGGGCGCCTCTGACGAGATGCAGTTGGGAGAGGCCGGGCATGGCCGCAGGTGGCCGTTCTCAAGCCCTTTACCGTCAGCCGCGGAGCAGGATGCAAGGCCAAGACAGACAAGGATCGCCAGACAGGACTTTTTCATTCGCTTTCCCCCCTTGTTTCACGGTTTGGCTTCCCCGGATGGCAGGGTGCGGAATTTTGGCGGATCTCAATCGGAATCGAAATCCGAAGCGACGTTCTCCACCAGTTCGTGATCGACGCAGGGCCAATCCGGCAAGAGCGAAGCCGTGAAACCCGGCATCTCAAGACGCCAGTGATGCAGATAAAGCCCGCCGGGTTCGCCCGCGCCGTAAACCGGATCACCGATCAGCGCGTGCCCGGCATAGGCCAGATGGGCGCGGATCTGATGCCTGCGGCCTTTCAGGATTCTCACCAGCAGCAACGTGTCGTCCCCAACCTGACACACCGCGCGGGCCCGGGTCCAGCGCAGGGGTTCGTCCTCTTCCGTGGTCACACGCACGATACGGCGCTTGTCATCCAGAATCCGTTCCCTTGAATCCAACCCCTGAACGACGCCACGGGCCAAAGCCAGATACCACTTGCGGACCTGCCCGGCGTCCTGCCGGCTCTTGTAAGCCGATGCGGACTCCTGATCGCAGGCGGCCAGGACCAGGCCGCTGGTCAGATGATCCAGGCGGTTGAGCAGCTCCCAGCCATCAAGCCCGAGCCCGGGCATACAGGACTCAAGACACGAAGCGCCCCGACCCGCCACCGTATGCAGGCCGCCCGGCTTGAACAGGGCCGCAAAGCTCTCATTGCTGGTCACGAGGCGAACATCGCGGCAGTCCGTGGCGGCATCCTCGGACATCGTCAGAAGGACATGCTGGCCAGGCCGGATGAGCACG from Desulfomicrobium apsheronum encodes the following:
- a CDS encoding pseudouridine synthase encodes the protein MTNSFFYSEDLPPVRLDKALAQHLGLGVRRCRALIEAGQVLVDDRPCAKGVLIRPGQHVLLTMSEDAATDCRDVRLVTSNESFAALFKPGGLHTVAGRGASCLESCMPGLGLDGWELLNRLDHLTSGLVLAACDQESASAYKSRQDAGQVRKWYLALARGVVQGLDSRERILDDKRRIVRVTTEEDEPLRWTRARAVCQVGDDTLLLVRILKGRRHQIRAHLAYAGHALIGDPVYGAGEPGGLYLHHWRLEMPGFTASLLPDWPCVDHELVENVASDFDSD
- a CDS encoding DUF1499 domain-containing protein; amino-acid sequence: MKKSCLAILVCLGLASCSAADGKGLENGHLRPCPASPNCISSEAPEGDAPPFVVQGEDGWERLRLAIVSLGGSIEGEETGYLHATFRSRIFGFVDDLECRQDGDVVQVRSASRVGWWDMGANRRRVEKLRKALSATPPTEG